One window of the Podospora pseudopauciseta strain CBS 411.78 chromosome 4, whole genome shotgun sequence genome contains the following:
- the ABHD8 gene encoding Protein abhd8 (COG:C; EggNog:ENOG50KOG2382; antiSMASH:Cluster_5; SMCOG1036:alpha/beta hydrolase fold protein; MEROPS:MER0031614), whose translation MPYFPSPTPGPSVSIYYIDESPPSSTPTHTCLLIPGITCDLSDWSWQVPFLLSKGFRVVTPDPRGQGRSSAPPTAVDEGIYTPENLSSDLSALLAHLDITSNVIVIGHSLGTCTSVHLAATNPDLVVGLVLLDPLHSMSSATCDELFSDPATTMQNLMVNFAAKGLVPIPPLGPEWDWHTTWIQRRGMAMDPSSIGAMTYACGRTRMDWAGRRWRWSCPRGLRRRG comes from the exons ATGCCAtacttcccctcccccacccctgGCCCCTCGGTCTCAATCTACTACATCGACGaatcccccccttcatcaaccccaacccacacCTGCCTCCTGATCCCAGGAATTACCTGCGACCTATCCGACTGGTCCTGGCAagtccccttcctcctctccaaagGCTTCCGGGTCGTCACCCCCGACCCCCGCGGACAAGGCCGCTCCTCCGCTCCCCCTACCGCTGTCGATGAAGGGATTTACACACCCGAGAATCTGTCCTCCGATTTATCCGCTCTGCTCGCCCACCTTGACATCACCTCCaacgtcatcgtcatcggtCACTCGTTGGGAACCTGCACGTCAGTCCACCTCGCTGCTACCAACCCAGACCTGGTGGTAGGGTTAGTCCTACTAGACCCCCTGCATTCCATGTCCTCCGCCACGTGTGACGAGCTGTTTTCCGACCCAGCAACAACGATGCAAAACCTGATGGTGAACTTTGCGGCTAAAGGGCTGGTTCCTATTCCACCGCTGGGGCCGGAGTGGGATTGGCATACGACTTGGATtcagaggagggggatg GCGATGGATCCAAGCAGTATTGGTGCGATGACATATGCCTGTGGACGAACAAGAATGGATTGGGCAGGAAGGAGGTGGCGATGGAGTTGTCCAAGGGGGTTAAGGCGAAGAGGCTGA
- a CDS encoding hypothetical protein (antiSMASH:Cluster_5; EggNog:ENOG503P8HE), translating into MEVLMSVTDLSVCIRSSASLLNQLFLDTNNAPQNTPSLQFLQDSQSFHHNSYNNHQTFNMSDRAAQSPPPEEQSGRQLNDPPASGKGTDDASNKEQTNKSGLENLSSNPKGPMDDEVTKKFAKNTKMGESQ; encoded by the exons ATGGAGGTGCTGATGTCAGTTACGGATCTTTCTGTGTGTATAAGAAGCTCTGCTTCACTTTTGAACCAGCTTTTCCTTGACACAAACAACGCACCTCAAAACACCCCTTCTCTACAATTTCTTCAGGACAGCCAATCCTTTCATCACAACTCttacaacaaccaccaaacctTCAACATGTCTGATCGCGCTGCCCagtcccctcctcctgagGAGCAGTCCGGAAGACAGCTCAATGACCCCCCAGCCAGCGGCAAGGGCACTGATGATGCTTCTAACAAGGAGCAAACCAACAAGAGTGGTCTTGAG AACTTGAGCTCCAACCCCAAGGGTCCAATGGACGACGAGGTCACCAAGAAGTTTGCCAAGAATACTAAGATGGGAGAGTCACAGTAA
- a CDS encoding hypothetical protein (antiSMASH:Cluster_5; EggNog:ENOG503P4XH) translates to MPDLNSVPPSPHFLSRRVSQQMPPPAPSSLILPSNQAAVHNPNSTSTPVLSSPQFPPPISQLPGSTMTTGDNTGVGSGPGPTRHPRPPTAAELHSELEKEQEARINRLTRELAALRALHNESVVSNASSTSATGTEPGDPRSGRHIRTLSNTSTRSNMGSVSTTSMAGISSPAPIRPSPYPTTALGGVALSRQGSTTSRRSRAGSPAPLVYGSSYSNEPTLANYFSSRVPHVSSSTSVLATPGSTCDLSPGLIPATDRYQETAFYREQLEATKRENDELKKRVRELERMVRARRGSDVSGSGATPSAGASRRVRSDSVSTTTSVAASVATSATGAGGISVAAQRRPRITSATSGQGDGGALEQEVRVGESASSSGLQRGVDFPAR, encoded by the exons ATGCCCGACCTCAACTCCGTACCGCCTTCACCCCATTTCCTCTCGCGTCGTGTATCACAGCAGATGCCACCGCCAGCCCCCAGTTCGCTGATTCTGCCGTCAAACCAAGCCGCCGTGCACAACCCAAACAGCACATCCACTCCGGTACTGTCATCACCGCAATTTCCACCGCCCATCAGTCAATTGCCCGGCAGCACCATGACGACTGGCGACAACACTGGCGTTGGCTCCGGCCCCGGGCCAACTCGACACCCCCGGCCCCCAACTGCCGCAGAACTCCATTCCGAACttgagaaggagcaggaggctCGA ATCAACCGGCTTACCCGTGAACTCGCTGCCCTCAGGGCTCTCCACAACGAATCTGTCGTCTCCAATGCATCCTCGACCAGCGCTACCGGCACCGAGCCAGGCGATCCCCGTTCCGGTCGACACATTCGCACACtctccaacaccagcacGCGAAGCAATATGGGTTCAGTCTCGACCACATCCATGGCCGGAATCTCGTCCCCCGCGCCTATCCGTCCGAGTCCTTATCCGACCACTGCCCTGGGCGGTGTTGCACTCTCCCGCCAAGGCAGTACCACTTCCCGCCGTAGTAGGGCTGGGTCACCAGCTCCTCTGGTGTACGGCTCCAGTTATTCCAACGAGCCGACTTTGGCCAACTACTTCTCTTCCAGGGTCCCACACGTGAGCAGCAGTACCTCTGTGCTCGCCACCCCTGGCTCCACATGCGACCTCTCGCCCGGTCTGATCCCGGCCACAGACCGTTATCAGGAGACGGCTTTCTACCGCGAGCAGCTCGAGGCCACTAAGCGAGAGAATGATGAGTTGAAGAAGAGAGTCCGCGAGCTCGAGAGAATGGTTCGGGCCCGGAGAGGAAGTGATGTCAGTGGCTCGGGAGCCACACCCAGTGCAGGTGCCTCACGAAGGGTTAGAAGTGATAGTGTCAGCACGACAACAAGTGTTGCTGCCAGCGTAGCCACCAGTGCGACCGGAGCGGGTGGTATTAGTGTGGCTGCCCAGAGACGGCCGAGGATCACAAGTGCTACCAGCGGgcagggtgatggtggtgccttGGAGCAGGAAGTCCGAGTTGGGGAGAGTGCGTCGAGCTCCGGGTTGCAAAGGGGGGTGGATTTTCCTGCGAGGTAA
- a CDS encoding hypothetical protein (antiSMASH:Cluster_5) — protein MWIAMQSARKYSSGQVIVATTAVDVAHASEQLSLLLRSCPALPAETGLQQHNNNNRAKYQQRTIPRLFTQHLHTTQTILDIFAKMRVNISSIPRSTILIEVLAEEDRSLFDKLDLTGMIRDNSKSDALSFHIKAFFDQLPLFPDDSTPSPPKPSPKKVAFSCDSPHYKSPTPSKLRKKNKLFGIPTVPTVKTHKQYTCPEATNPLSIIWPDNNNPLPTDSRQPTCHPHIRLSCTDPSPWITPDENPPTPCHHTSWYAATSTLSQHASKLLSLAFTKQNITTLSAPMANLAEAKTLELNILPKLHLAYSLYTAHVFITGRFKKFVIHICRHCTRSLTLANIQILEHKKPWTLLEHWLEKIKVVYDALNTMHLWLFVAAKKLDKAVKYLAEAGNVRMKGGDGMTRGEMLPLYRCMIEVRGWIRREAIQGVMEDKARVKEVVGRLMGVLHPLTGLGYDKAVVEALGGLWKVEQEEKEGDEKGEEGSDEEMADGREFEDLDDGADQDEANSDEEMKDDETDIGEDEIADEGIEVSMSNSVEDDLGELNGDLDDDFDKEMEEQKFVIRKAILEAAVEVRSVCETWRNHAAFIQAIERGQLNDHQD, from the exons ATGTGGATTGCGATGCAAAGCGCAAGAAAATATTCATCTGGCCAGGTCATCGTCGCAACGACTGCAGTCGACGTGGCTCACGCTTCGGAGCAA CTGTCTCTCCTCTTAAGATCTTGTCCTGCCTTGCCAGCAGAAACTGGTCTgcaacaacacaacaacaacaaccgcgCCAAATACCAGCAACGAACAATCCCCCGACTCTTCACACAGCACCTTcacacaacacaaacaaTCCTTGATATATTTGCCAAGATGCGTGTAAATATTTCATCAATCCCGCGCTCAACGATCCTGATCGAGGTCCTAGCAGAGGAGGACCGGTCTCTCTTCGACAAGCTCGACTTAACGGGCATGATCCGAGACAACTCGAAATCCGACGCCCTCAGCTTTCACATCAAGGCTTTCTTCGaccaactccccctcttccctgACGATTC gaccccctctcctcccaaaccctcccccaaGAAAGTGGCATTTTCTTGCGACTCTCCTCACTACAaatcacccaccccctccaagctACGCAAGAAAAATAAACTGTTCGGCATTCCCACAGTTCCTACAGTCAAAACCCACAAGCAATACACTTGCCCCGAAGCCACCAACCCGTTGTCCATCATCTGGcccgacaacaacaatcccctccccaccgatAGCCGCCAACCAACCTGCCACCCTCACATCCGCCTCTCTTGCACTGACCCCTCGCCCTGGATTACCCCCGACGAAAACCCTCCCACACCATGCCACCACACTTCCTGGTACGCCGCAACATCCACCCTCTCTCAGCATGCCTCCAAGCTCCTATCGTTAGCCTTCACCAAACAAAATATAACCACTCTCTCCGCCCCCATGGCCAACCTAGCCGAAGCCAAAACCCTCGAGCTGaacatcctccccaagctcCACCTCGCGTACAGCCTCTACACCGCCCACGTCTTCATCACCGGCCGCTTCAAAAAGTTCGTCATCCACATCTGTCGGCACTGCACCAGATCCCTCACCCTGGCCAACATCCAGATCCTCGAACACAAGAAGCCGTGGACTCTGCTGGAACATTGGCTCGAGAAGATCAAAGTGGTATACGATGCTCTGAATACAATGCATCTCTGGCTCTTCGTGGCGGCTAAAAAGCTGGACAAAGCAGTCAAATATCTCGCCGAGGCTGGCAATGTGAggatgaaggggggggatggcatgacgaggggggagatgCTGCCTTTGTATCGGTGTATGATTGAGGTTAGGGGGTGGATCAGGAGGGAAGCGATACAAGGTGTCATGGAGGATAAGGCGCGTGTCAAGGAGGttgtggggaggttgatgggggttTTGCATCCTTTGACGGGGTTGGGATATGACAAGGCTGTGGTGGAGGCGctggggggtttgtggaAGGTGgagcaagaggagaaagagggtgatgagaaaggggaggaaggtagtgatgaggagatggcggACGGCAGAGAGTTTGAGGatcttgatgatggtgctg ACCAGGATGAAGCTAACTCTgatgaggagatgaaggatgaTGAGACAGATattggcgaggatgagatTGCTGACGAGGGTATCGAGGTCTCGATGAGCAATTCtgtggaggatgatttgGGGGAGTTGAACGGTGATTTGGATGACGATTTTGACAAGGAGATGGAAGAGCAAAAGTTTGTGATCCGCAAGGCAATCTTGGAAGCTGCGGTCGAGGTTCGCTCGGTTTGTGAGACGTGGAGGAACCATGCGGCTTTCATTCAGGCTATTGAAAGGGGACAGCTGAATGACCACCAGGATTAG
- the vip1 gene encoding Protein vip1 (COG:A; EggNog:ENOG503NXRE; antiSMASH:Cluster_5) — protein MATTVYVKNIASNTEDKEIKDFFSFCGKINSIDVTSEGETKSATVNFEKETAARTALLLNHTKLGTNEISVTGGSSSDDAHPDDSTTDRSPDAGLTQEEKPRARVLAEILAHGYLVADTGLETAIQLDEKHGVTNKFVNTVKQLDERTHATDKAKAADASYGLTARANSLLTGLASYFEKATQSPTGKKLVDFYTTSSKQVQDIHAEARRLADLKKAEHGGNAYAASGLDKVFGRFTGGAAKSNEEVPGGAPANAAAVESETKPTAPAGTGESKVIH, from the exons ATGGCGACCACTGTTTATGTCAAGAATATTGCCTCCAACACCGAGGacaaggagatcaaggactTCTTTAGCTTCTG CGGCAAGATCAACTCCATCGACGTCACCTCCGAGGGCGAGACCAAGTCCGCGACCGTGAACTTCGAGAAGGAGACCGCCGCCCGCactgctctcctcctcaaccacaccaagCTCGGCACCAACGAAATCTCCGTCACCGgcggctcctcctcggacGATGCCCATCCCGATGACTCCACCACCGATCGCTCCCCCGACGCTGGCCTGACACAAGAAGAGAAGCCCCGCGCCCGCGTCCTCGCTGAGATCCTCGCTCATGGCTACCTCGTCGCCGATACCGGTCTCGAAACAGCCATCCAGCTCGACGAGAAGCACGGCGTCACCAACAAGTTTGTCAACACCGTCAAGCAGCTCGATGAGCGCACCCACGCCACAGACAAGGCTAAGGCTGCCGATGCTAGCTACGGCTTGACCGCTAGAGCCAACTCTCTCCTCACTGGCCTCGCGTCGTACTTTGAGAAGGCTACCCAGAGCCCCACCGGCAAGAAGCTGGTTGACTTTtacaccaccagctccaaGCAGGTTCAAGATATTCACGCCGAGGCGAGACGGCTGGCGGACCTGAAGAAGGCCGAGCACGGCGGGAATGCCTATGCTGCGTCGGGGCTTGATAAGGTCTTTGGCCGGTTTACTGGTGGCGCGGCCAAGTCTAATGAGGAGGTTCCTGGTGGTGCTCCTGCCAatgcggcggcggtggagagtGAGACTAAACCCACTGCGCCGGCTGGTACTGGGGAGTCGAAGGTCATTCACTaa